The following DNA comes from Pseudobythopirellula maris.
TGTTGGCCTCGGCCCAGAAGGACTTGGCGCTGGCGACCTTCTCGCTCGCGCGGCGGCCGCTGAAGGAGTTCATCCTTCCTGTCGCCAAGGAACCGATCGCCCGGGCCGACATGTCGCGGCGCGCGGTGCTGCGTCTTGCCCGGCAGAGGCGGCTCGACGAGCTGCCCGTGGTCAACGCCGACTCACCGCTCGAACCAATCGGCAAGGTGCGCGTGCTCGACTGCGCCCTGGCGCCCGGCGCCGACGGCTTGCCGGTCTTGCCGTTGCCCGTGTTGCGCGACACCGACAGCGCGTTGCGCGCCATCACTCGGCTGCAGACCGACGACGAAACCTTGGCCCAAGCGCGCGACGCGTCCGGCAAGCTGCTCGGCTACGTCCGCTTAGAGAATCTCTACGCCGAGCTGCTGGCGGGCGAATAGCGGGCCCGGCTGCGTCCCTCGCCCACGGCGTGTTGAGCGTCGCGGCTACTTCTGGTAGCCGAGCGACTTCACCACGCCGAGCATCTCTTCGAAGTTGATGAACCGCCGGCGGTTGCGGAGCTTGTACGTGTCGATCGCCGCCGCCAACTCGGCCGCGTCCGGCGAAAGACCATCGTGCGAATTGGTGAACTGCCGCCGCTCACGCGCCGGTCCCCCGTCGGTGGTCGACGAGCGACGGTCGACAAACGCTGGCGTTTGCGAAGGCGTGACGGTCGTGAAAGCGGCTTCGGCGGTGGCGGCTTCGGACATGGCGGCTGGTTCCAGACGGGAGAGGGCGGTTGGCGTGCGCAAGCGGGCTTCTTTGGGAGTCTACGACACGATTCGCCACCGGGACGCTCGGCGGCGAGGCGAGCTGAGAGCGCAGCCCGCACAACCCGTGTCGCCGGTGCGAACCGACCGTTTTTGGCTCCTTCGGCTGGAAGTGGCGTCCCGCAACCAGGGGTCCACTGCGTATTGCCCCTGGGCGTGGAGTCCCGCGACTAGCGGCGCCTGGGCCGTAGGTCCCGCGACCGGCGGCGCCTGAACGTGGTGTCCCGCGACGGCCGGTTCAGGGAAGTGGCGTTCCGCGACGGGCGGTCAACCCAAAGGCCGCAGCGGCTATCGCAAGGTTGTTGCGTCGCCGGTCAGCCGCGCAACCAGCTCTTGGCTGGCGGCGTGGTTCGAGTCGGCCCCGAGCGCGAGTCGCGCCTCGGCCAGGGCTTGGTCGGGGCGGCCGCAGGCGGCCTCGGCGTGCGCCAGGTAGCAGTGCGTGTCGGCGTCGGTGGCGCCGTGGGCGATCGCCAGCCGCAAGCTATCGGCCGCCTCCTGCGGCCGGCCGAGATCGGCGTAGCAACGCCCCTCGAGCGCCAAGACCCCGGCGGGCTCTTCGCCCGGCGCGTAGCTGTCCAGCAGGTGGTGGATCGCCACCAAGCCGCGGTTCGGCGCCCCGCGCTCATGCTGCAAGGCCGCGAGCTCGGTGAGCAACGCCGTGTCGTTCGGCGCGTAACGCAAAGCCTGCTGCGTGTCGGCGAGCGCCCGGTCGGCATCGCCTTGCATGCGGAAGGCCCGCCCACGCAGCGCCCAGGCCGAGGCGTTCTTGCCATCGATCGTGATCGCCTCGGTGGCCCGTTCGCGCGCCGCGGTGGCGTTGTTCGTCGCCAGGTGAATCTCGCCCGCCAAGATCAGCGACCGCGGGTCGCCAGGATCGAACCGGCAGGCCAACTCGGCGTGGGCGAGCGCCTCGGCGAGCGAGCCTCGCTGACGCAGCGCCTGGGCCAAGTGGCGGTTCGTGTCGGCGTCTTGCGGCGAGACCTCGGCCGCCTGTCGCAGCCACGACTCGGCCTCGTACCAGCGGCCCGACTCCATGGCCGACACGCCGCGGTGCCACAGGCTGCGTGACTTGGCGACGTAGTCGGGCACCGGGCTGCGGTCGCGGAGCGTCGCGCAACCGGAAGCCATCGCCAACAACCCCGCCCCCAACGCGCAAACGGCGCGAGTGGTCGGCTTGGGCACGGCGGCATTTCGCGGCGAGTTTCGACGCATACGCATGGAAGGGGTCGGTACGGAGCGGGGCGTCGCGGAGAGTAGCTGGCGCCCCGCTCTCGGGCAACGCCACCCGTTGAGTGCTAGCAAGACGCACGAGCGGGGGGCTCGTCCCTGGTTGGATCTAAGCGCAGGGTGGGGAGGTTCAACGCTCCCCGCGGCGGCGTTATGCTAGCGTCATGCTGAGCCAATACAACGAGAACGGTGTCCGTATCCTGTACCCCGAGGGCTGGAAGCTCGACGAGTCGCGCGACGACGACTCCGCGCTGCAGATCACGCTCGAGAGCCCCGAAACGGCCTTCTGGTCGCTGAGCGTTTACCCCGAGGCGCGGGAAACGGAGGCCCTCGCCGGCGCGGTGCTAGAGGCCCTGAAGGCCGAGTACCCCGAGCTCGATCACACCGAAGCGACCGAGACGCACGCCGGCGTGGAGCTGGCGGGCTTCGACGCCAACTTTATCTGTCTCGACCTGACGAACACGGTCGAGGTCCGCGTCTGCCACCGGGGGGCGTCGACGTACCTCTTGATGCGCCAGGCCGAGGACCAAGAGTTCGTCACGATCGCCCCCGTGATGCAAGCGATCACGGCGAGCCTGTTCTCGGAGTCGTCAGGAGTTGCTAGCGACTAGCAACTCAAAACTCGCTAGCCGCTCATCTTGCGGAGCAGCCAGTCGCCCCAATCGGGGCTGAGCCGTGAGAGGGCGAACAGCAGGCGCGCCTTCTTGGGCAGCACAAGCTCGGACTGGCGCCGCTCGCAGGCGTTGAGGATCTTCTCGGCAAGCCGGTCGGGGTCGATCGCCGAGACCTTGGCCCCGGCGCCCGGCTTGCGGGCAGCGGCGTCGAGGCCCGACGCTTGATCGTCGTAGCGGGCGCCGCCGTCGGGGCGGGCGATCGGGCCGGGGCAGACCAGCAGCGTGTGCAGCCCGCCTCCTGGGGCGGCTCCTTCGCCCATCTCGAGCCGCAACTGCTGGGCGAGCGCCGCCAGCGGGAACTTGCTCGTCGGATAAGCGCCCAGGTTCCGCGGCGCGCTGTGCGTGGCGAGCGAGCCGATCAGCACCAGGCTGCCGCGACGCTCGGCCAGCCCCGCGGCCGACCCCCGCGCGAGTTCGGCGGCCGCCAGGAAGTTGATCCGCCACAACGCCTCGAACTCCTCGGCCGTGGTGTCGACCACGCGGCCACGCATCGAGCGGCCCGCGGCGTGGCACAACAAGTCGAGCGGCGCCGCCTCGGCCGACAGCCGACCGCCGGCGCCCTGTTCGGCCAAGTCGACGGCCGTGGTTTCCACCATCCCGCCGTGCCGCCGCAACCAAGCGGCGGCCTCGTCGAGCTTGCCGGCGTCGCGCCCGGCGATTCGCACCGCGGCGCCGCGGCTGGCGAGCGCATCGGCGATCGCCAGCCCCAAGCCGGCCGATCCGCCGGTCACGAGCGCGCGTTTATCATTCCAATTGGATGGCGGTTGCGGCACAAGGCCAGCGTATCGGCTGCAACGGCCGGCCGCCACGGGCCCTCGGCTGGTATCGGCGAGCTAGAATCCCCTGGGTTTTTGGCGAGAGCATTTTCTCCCCTTCACCTTTGCGGGCTTCCGAGCGACACTGTCAGTGACGCCGGGCGGTCCCCACGTCACCCACCAGGAACCTTATGTCGAGCAACGCCATCGTTCCCACCGACGGGGCTCCCAGCCCTTCCAAACAAGCCAAGCCGGCCGCCGAAGGCGAGTCGCTTTACTACACCAAGTTGGCCCTGCGGGCGCGGACCAAGATTGTCTCGACGATCGGGCCCGCCTGTTGCGACCCCGAAAGGCTCGAGGCGTTGGCCTCGGCCGGGGTCGACGTGTTCCGTCTCAACATGGCCCACGCCGGGCCCGAAGCGCAGCAGGAGCACGTCGACAACCTGCGGGCGATCAGCAATCGGATCGGGTTCCCGATCGGCATCCTCGCCGACCTGGCGGGCCCCAAGATCCGGCTCGGCGACGTTCACGAAGACCGCGTCTTCTGCGAGACCGACCAAGAGTTCTTCTTCATCGAGGGAGACACTCCCGGCGGGCCCGACGAGTTCACCTGCACCTACAAGCCGCTGGTTTCCGAGTTGTCGGTCGGCGACCGAGTGATGCTGGCCGACGGCACCGTGGCGCTCATTGTCGAGGAGAAGCTCGAAGACCGGGTCCGCGTGCGCACCGTGCAACGGGGCGTCATCCGCAGCCGGCAGGGGATCAACCTGCCGGGCGTGAACCTCAGCGCCCCGGCGATCAGCATGACCGACCACCAGCACGCCGAGTGGTGTGCGAAGGCGGGCGTCGACTACGTGAGCCTCAGCTTCGTCCGCACCCCCGACGAGGTGCGCGTGCTGCGCGACATCCTCCGGTCCAACGGATCGAAGGCGCACGTCATCGCCAAGATCGAGAAGGGCGAAGCTCTCGTCCGCCTGGACGAGATCGTCAAGAACGCCGACGGCATCATGGTCGCCCGCGGCGACCTGGGCGTCGAGATCGACGTGGCCCAGATGCCGATCGAGCAGAAACGGATCATCGACGCCTGCCACCGCTACCAGAAGCCGGTGATCGTCGCCACACAGATGCTCGACTCGATGCACGACTCGTTGCAGCCCAAACGCTCGGAGGTGACCGACGTGGCCAACGCCGTGCTGGACGGCGGCGACGCCTGCATGCTCTCGGGCGAGACCGCCATCGGCAAGTACCCGCTCGAGACCGTGGAGATGATGAACCGCATCTGCCGCGCGACCGAGTCGAGCGACGTCCACCGCATCCCCAAGCTGCGCAACATCGTCGAGTCGGCCACCATCAGCGTGGTCACCAGCGCGGTGGTCAAGAGCGCCGGCTCGCTGGCCCGCGACCTCGGGGCCAAGCTGCTGGTCGTGGCCAGCCATTCGGGCCGCACGGCCCTGGGGCTCTCGCAGCAGCGCAGCAGCGTGCCGGTGATCGGCGTCAGCTCGAGCGAAGAAACACTGCGTCGGATGTGCCTTTACTGGGGCGTCACGCCGCTGCGCGGGGCGCCCGCCTGCGACTTGCAAGAACTCATCCGCTACGCCGACCGCTGGTCGTGCCGCGTGGGCTTGTGCCACAAGGGGGACCGCATCGTGATTGTCGGCGGCTCGCACCTGACCGATGGCTCGCAGGCCAACGTGGCGATCAGCGGCGAGCACGACATCATCACTGTGCACGAGATCGAGGGTCTCGAATAAAGAAAGCCCTCCGCTTTCACGCTGCTTGCAATTATTTATGAAAACCTGGGAACAACCTGCGAACCAGCCCTTCGGGGGCTGCGTAGCCTCAGCAACCCGCCGATTTCTATGGTATCGGTCCCAGTCTTAATCAATAATCTTTAGGCAACAACTCAAGGGTGGGCCGAACGCTTCCTCGGCCCCGCGCCACAGCTAGATGACGCGTTAGTACGCCCACGCCCTGCTGATCTTCACTCACCGGATTCCCGCCATGTCTGCCGCTAGCTCCGCCCTCTCCCCGCAGCGCGACCCGCTCTCTTACACCGTGCCGCGCGACGCGATTGCCGGCCTGGTGGTGTTCCTCGTGGCCCTGCCGCTCTGCCTGGGCGTGGCCGTGGCGTCGGGCGCCGACCCGATCGCGGGCCTGCTGGCCGGCATCGTCGGCGGCCTGATCGTGGGCCCTTTGAGCAAGTCGCAAACCAGCGTCAGCGGGCCGGCCGCCGGCCTCGTGGCGATCGTCATCGCCCAGATCAACTCGCTCGGCTTCGAGGCGTTCTTGCTCGCGGTGGTCCTGGCCGGCGTGATCCAGATCGGCATGGGGCTGGCCAAGGCGGGCTTTATCGCCGCGTTCTTTCCCACCAGCGTCATCAAGGGCTTGCTCGCCGCTATCGGCGTCATCCTGGTCCTCAAACAGCTCCCTCACCTCTTCGGGCACGACACCGACCCGGAGGGGGAAATGGCGTTCCAGCAGCCCGATCACGGCAACACCTTCTCGTCGTTGTGGGACATAACGGGCGACGTGCACCTGGGCGCCGCCACCATCGGTTTCGTCTCGCTCGGCCTGTTGTTCGCCTGGGGAAAGATCAAAGCCCTCAAGTCGTCGCCTCTGCCCGCGCCGCTGTTCGTGGCGGTGCTCGGCGTGCTGATGTACATGATGTTCCGCTCGATCGGCGGGCCTTGGGCGATCGAGAGCGGCCACCTGGTGAATGTGCCCTCGAGCGGCTCGTTCAGCTCCTTCTTCGGAGCGCTCAAGTCGCCCGACTTCAGCCGCTGGGTCGACCCGGCCATCTACGTGGGGGCGGTCACGATCGCGTTGGTCGCTTCGCTCGAGACGCTGCTCAACGTCGAGGCGGTCGACCGAATCGACCCCAAGCAGCGCCACACGCCGCCGAGCCACGAGCTGCTGTCGCAGGGCGTTGGCAACGTGGTTTCGGGTATGATCGGCGGCTTGCCGGTCACCTCGGTCATCGTCCGCAGCTCGGTCAACATCGACACCGGCGGCCAAACCAAGCTCTCGACCATCATCCACGGCGTCTTGCTGCTGACCAGCGTGGTGTTCCTGCCATGGCTGCTGAACATGATCCCGCTCTCGTGCCTGGCGGCGATCCTGATCGTCACGGGCATCAAGCTCGCCAGCCCCAAGTTCGTCAAGCAGATGTGGGACGAGGGACGCTACCAGTTCATCCCGTTCGTCGTCACGGTGCTGGCGATCGTGTTCACCGACCTGCTGATCGGCGTGTTGATCGGTTTGGCGGTGGCCATCAGCTTCATCCTCAACAGCAACCTCCGGCGCCCGATCCGCCGCCACATGGAGAAGCACCTCGGCGGCGACGTCATCCGCATCGAACTCGCCGAGCAGGTGAGCTTCCTGAAACGCGGCGCCCTGACCAAGGAGCTCGACAGCTTGCCCGCGGGCTCGCAGCTCGTCCTCGACGCCACCAACACGGACTACATCGACCCGGACGTGCTGGACCTGATCCGCGACTACAAGAACGAGACCGCCCCCGCCCACGGCGTGAAGGTCAGCCTGCGTGGCTTCCGCTCGAAGTACGCCATGGATGACCAAACCGAGCACGTCGACCACGCCACCCGCGAGCGGCAGCAAGACCTCGATCCCCAGCAAGTGCTCGAACTGTTGCTCGACGGCAACCGCCGCTTCCGCGCTGGCGACAAGCTCAACCGCGACCTCACCCGCCAGGTCCGCGCCACCGCCGACGGCCAACACCCGATGGCCTGTGTGCTGAGCTGCATCGACTCACGCGCCCCCGCCGAGATGATTTTTGATTGCGGACTAGGCGACATCTTTAGCGCCCGCATCGCGGGCAACGTGACCAGTCCCAAGGTGATGGGCTCGGTCGAGTACGCCTGCGCCGTGGCCGGCGCCAAGCTGATCCTCGTGATGGGGCACTCGCGTTGCGGCGCCGTGACCGCCGCGGTGAAGTGGGCCTTCCGTCAACCGCTGGGGGAAGAGGCCGCCAAGTGCAGCCACGTCGAGTCGATCCTCGAGGACATCCATCAATGCATTGAGGCTTCGGACCAGTCCAGCTTCGAAGCGATGACTCCCGAGGAACAAGACGAGTACATCGACGAGGTCGCTCGTAAGAACGTCAGCCGTGTGGTCGACGAAGTGCTCGAACAAAGCCCCGTGCTTGCCCGTTTGGAGTCAGAGGGACGGATCATGATCCGCGGCGCGATCTACGATGTGAAGTCGGGCGGGCTGACGGTCTTTGGGCCCGACGGCCAAGAGGGCGAGACCGAAGCGGTCAGCCACAGCCAAGTCTGACCGCCGATTCCCCCCGCCGAGGGGTCTCTACTATTCGATTAGTCGAGTGGCGATTTCGGCTTGGGGCAAGTTGATCCGCTTCGCCCGAGTAGCTCCCCCATGGTGTCCAACGCGCGGTCCCGGCGCTGTTGGCGGGGGGATAGTGCATTCGTGCAATGGGCGTTTAAGCCCATACTCTGCAACTTCTTACAGTGATGCCGAGACCCGCGTTGTGCGGTTTTGGGCATCCTCCGCTCTTTCCTTGCGCCTCTGCCCCGCGACAACTACTAAGCACTTCTTGACCGGATCGTGTTGGGTTGGCCCTCTAGGTGCCGTTGGGCCGAAACAGCCTTAGTAATTGACGCAAACTGTGCAATCTGCAAATATTGCCATATTGCTGTATAGGATTATTTGCTTGAATTCGCGGGCCTAGGCAATGGTCTGCGTGCGTCATTCGAGGCAAATGTCGCACTAGCAACTCTACGGCTAGCCACCGACCAGAGTCCAAGGCGTGAGAGGGCTTTGGTGTCGGTGATTGGCTAGACGCCTCCTCTGAGTTGCTTCGAGACGGAAAAGCACACGAGTTTTTCTCGCTGTGATCGCACGGGAACGGGCTTCGGTTAGGTCCCGCAGACACGCCGTCAGGCGTGTTCGCGTTCAGGCCGATTGGGCGAGCCTCGCCGTCGCAGCGATGAAGAACAGTCACCGCGCAAACGGAACAGAAAGACAAAGGAACTCCACGGCGATGTCTTTTTATCAGCAAGCATGGAAGCGCCTGAAGCGTTCTCTTCAACGCCGCGAGGCAGGCTCAGCTCGCAGCCACAAACAGGTCCTCCGACTCGAGTCGCTGGAGGACCGCCGCATGCTTTCGGCGAGCCCGCCGTACCACAATCTAGCTCTGACGACGCTGATCATCAGCAGCACTAGTGAAGCAAACTCCGTGGTCGTCTCCGAGTCGACGTCGGACATGATCCAAGTGCGGCAGGACGTGCTTGGTGTGGAGCTTGTCACGAGCTATCCGAAGGCGTTGGTCACCTCGTTGCGGTTCTACGGTGGGGCGGGCGACGATCGCTTTATCAACGAGACAGACATCGAGCTATTCGCCGAAGGAAACGGCGGCGACGACTACTTCCAGGGGGGATCGGGCGACGACATCCTGCACGGAGGCGACGGCAACGACACGATCAGGGGCGGGGCCGGCGCGGACTACATCGCCGGTAATCTTGGCGATGACCATCTCACCGGCGGGGCGGGCGACGACCTCATGTTCGGCGGCGTGGGCGACGACCACTTGGAGGGGCACGACGGCGACGACACGCTCTACGGCGGCGACGGCAACGACCGCCTCGATGGCAACAACGGCGACGACCATCTCGAGGGCAACGCCGGAAGAGACATCATCCACGGCGGCATCGGCAACGACAAACTCTACGGGCATCAGGGTTCAGACATCCTGATCGGCGAGGGCGGGGCCAATTACATCGAGGGGAACGACGGCAACGATTACCTCTCGGGCGGTTCCGGCGCCGACCGGATGATCGGCGGCGAGGGCAACGACCGGATCTTGGGCTTCGGCGGCGACGACAGGCTGACCGGCGGTAACGGGAACGATGTGATCTATGGGCATGACGGCGACGACATGCTGGAAGGCGGCCTGGGAGACGACGCCATCTACGGCGGGGCTGGCGGCGACTCGATTCTGGGTCACGACGGCAACGACAACCTCCACGGTGAAGGGGGCGACGACTACATCGAGGGCAACGCCGGCGACGATCTGCTCGTCGGCGGCGATGGCGACGACCGCGTGATCGGCGGCGTTGGGGTCGACCGAATCGAGGGGAACGCCGGCAACGACAAGCTCTCTGGCGGTGACGGCGATGACCTCCTCATTGGCGGCAAGGGCAAAGACCAACTGGAGGGCGACGCCGGCAACGACATCATTTATGGCGGGGCGGATGACGATATCATCTACGGCCACGAAGGTTCTGACACACTCGATGGCGAAGCGGGTGACGACTACATCGAGGGCAACACCGGCGATGACCGCCTCATCGGCGGGTCGGGCGACGATCGGATGATCGGCGGCGAGGGCGTCGATCGCCTCGATGGCGACAGCGGTGAAGACTGGATCTCGGGAGGGGGCGGCGCCGACCTGATCTACGGCGGCGCCGATGACGACGTGCTGGAGGGCGACGACGACAAAGATCTCATCTACGGCGGCGACGGTGACGACCGCATTTTCGGCTACGAGGGAGACGACATCCTCAACGGGGAAGCCGGCGACGACTTCATCGAGGGGAACGCCGGCGCCGACCGGATCAACGGGGGAACGGGAATCGACCGGATTCTCGGCGGTGAGGGCGACGACCGCCTCGAAGGACAAGCCGGCAGCGATTGGATTTCGGGCGGCGACGGCGTTGATCTGATCTTCGGCGGCGACGGCAACGACATGCTCGAAGGCGATCTCGGCAACGATCTCCTGTACGGGGGCGACGGCGACGACGCTCTCTACGGCCACGACGGTGTTGATATCTTGGCCGGCCAATGGGGCGACGATTACATCGACGGGGGTGGCGGCGCGGACCGGATCGAAGGCGGGCTGGGCGTCGACCGATTGCTCGGCGGCGAGGGGGACGATCGGATCGAGGGCCACGACGGCAACGACTGGATCTCGGGCGGCAACGGTGCTGACCTCCTCCTGGGGGGCGACGGCAGCGACCAGATCGATGGCGAGAACGGGAACGATTTCATCTACGGCGGTGAGAATGATGACCTCCTGTTCGGCCAGGACGGAGCCGACACAATTTTCGGCCAGGAGGGAGACGATTACATCGAAGGCAACGCAGGCGACGATCGCGTCTACGGCGGCGCCGACGACGATCGAATCCTCGGCGGCTTAGGGGACGACCTGCTCCAAGGCCACGACGGAGATGACTGGCTCTCGGGCGGGGCCGGTCTCGATCTGCTGTTTGGCGACTTGGGCAATGATCAACTCGAGGGTGAGGCGGAAGCCGACGTGCTTGTCGGCGGCCACGGCGTTGACTTGCTGTTCGGCGGCGACGGCGCCGACATGCTCATCGGCGGCGGGGACATCGACACGCTCTACGGCGAGGGGGGCGAAGATCTCATGATCGGCGCCTCGACCGAGTACGACACGAACCTTGACGCGTTGATCGAGG
Coding sequences within:
- the pyk gene encoding pyruvate kinase, whose product is MSSNAIVPTDGAPSPSKQAKPAAEGESLYYTKLALRARTKIVSTIGPACCDPERLEALASAGVDVFRLNMAHAGPEAQQEHVDNLRAISNRIGFPIGILADLAGPKIRLGDVHEDRVFCETDQEFFFIEGDTPGGPDEFTCTYKPLVSELSVGDRVMLADGTVALIVEEKLEDRVRVRTVQRGVIRSRQGINLPGVNLSAPAISMTDHQHAEWCAKAGVDYVSLSFVRTPDEVRVLRDILRSNGSKAHVIAKIEKGEALVRLDEIVKNADGIMVARGDLGVEIDVAQMPIEQKRIIDACHRYQKPVIVATQMLDSMHDSLQPKRSEVTDVANAVLDGGDACMLSGETAIGKYPLETVEMMNRICRATESSDVHRIPKLRNIVESATISVVTSAVVKSAGSLARDLGAKLLVVASHSGRTALGLSQQRSSVPVIGVSSSEETLRRMCLYWGVTPLRGAPACDLQELIRYADRWSCRVGLCHKGDRIVIVGGSHLTDGSQANVAISGEHDIITVHEIEGLE
- a CDS encoding SDR family NAD(P)-dependent oxidoreductase gives rise to the protein MTGGSAGLGLAIADALASRGAAVRIAGRDAGKLDEAAAWLRRHGGMVETTAVDLAEQGAGGRLSAEAAPLDLLCHAAGRSMRGRVVDTTAEEFEALWRINFLAAAELARGSAAGLAERRGSLVLIGSLATHSAPRNLGAYPTSKFPLAALAQQLRLEMGEGAAPGGGLHTLLVCPGPIARPDGGARYDDQASGLDAAARKPGAGAKVSAIDPDRLAEKILNACERRQSELVLPKKARLLFALSRLSPDWGDWLLRKMSG
- a CDS encoding tetratricopeptide repeat protein encodes the protein MRMRRNSPRNAAVPKPTTRAVCALGAGLLAMASGCATLRDRSPVPDYVAKSRSLWHRGVSAMESGRWYEAESWLRQAAEVSPQDADTNRHLAQALRQRGSLAEALAHAELACRFDPGDPRSLILAGEIHLATNNATAARERATEAITIDGKNASAWALRGRAFRMQGDADRALADTQQALRYAPNDTALLTELAALQHERGAPNRGLVAIHHLLDSYAPGEEPAGVLALEGRCYADLGRPQEAADSLRLAIAHGATDADTHCYLAHAEAACGRPDQALAEARLALGADSNHAASQELVARLTGDATTLR
- a CDS encoding bifunctional SulP family inorganic anion transporter/carbonic anhydrase, encoding MSAASSALSPQRDPLSYTVPRDAIAGLVVFLVALPLCLGVAVASGADPIAGLLAGIVGGLIVGPLSKSQTSVSGPAAGLVAIVIAQINSLGFEAFLLAVVLAGVIQIGMGLAKAGFIAAFFPTSVIKGLLAAIGVILVLKQLPHLFGHDTDPEGEMAFQQPDHGNTFSSLWDITGDVHLGAATIGFVSLGLLFAWGKIKALKSSPLPAPLFVAVLGVLMYMMFRSIGGPWAIESGHLVNVPSSGSFSSFFGALKSPDFSRWVDPAIYVGAVTIALVASLETLLNVEAVDRIDPKQRHTPPSHELLSQGVGNVVSGMIGGLPVTSVIVRSSVNIDTGGQTKLSTIIHGVLLLTSVVFLPWLLNMIPLSCLAAILIVTGIKLASPKFVKQMWDEGRYQFIPFVVTVLAIVFTDLLIGVLIGLAVAISFILNSNLRRPIRRHMEKHLGGDVIRIELAEQVSFLKRGALTKELDSLPAGSQLVLDATNTDYIDPDVLDLIRDYKNETAPAHGVKVSLRGFRSKYAMDDQTEHVDHATRERQQDLDPQQVLELLLDGNRRFRAGDKLNRDLTRQVRATADGQHPMACVLSCIDSRAPAEMIFDCGLGDIFSARIAGNVTSPKVMGSVEYACAVAGAKLILVMGHSRCGAVTAAVKWAFRQPLGEEAAKCSHVESILEDIHQCIEASDQSSFEAMTPEEQDEYIDEVARKNVSRVVDEVLEQSPVLARLESEGRIMIRGAIYDVKSGGLTVFGPDGQEGETEAVSHSQV